One window of Sphingobacteriales bacterium genomic DNA carries:
- a CDS encoding NADP-dependent isocitrate dehydrogenase, with amino-acid sequence MSQKITIAYGDGIGAEIMNATLQIMEAAGAKLEYEVIEVGEKVYNSGIKTGIAPGAWDSLRRNKVFLKAPITTPQGGGYVSLNVTIRKTLGLFANIRPCQAFSPYIKTHFPKMDLVVVRENEEDLYAGIEHQQTAEVIQCLKLVSRPGSEKVIRYAFEYARAYGRKRVTCMTKDNIMKLTDGLFHNIFDEVGKEYPDIEKNHYIIDIGAAMLADKPERFDVVVTLNLYGDIISDITAEVAGSVGMGGSANVGDDFAMFEAIHGSAPDIAGKGIANPSGLLNGACMMLVHIGQSDVAEKIQNALMKTLEDGIHTGDIFTEGVSAERVGTEKFAHAIIERLGKKPEHLKEVVYNKEHPPIHIKIAPTAPVKKVLVGVDVFVDYTADNRNANKLGDELAKLAGDYMNLKMITNRGVKVYPEGLPETFCSDHWRCRFTSLDSELSPVYRGTGNVPPIGAGDVLDLLKRISDAGFDFIKVEHLYEINGKIAYSMGQGE; translated from the coding sequence ATGAGTCAGAAAATCACCATTGCTTACGGCGATGGCATAGGAGCTGAAATCATGAACGCCACGCTTCAGATTATGGAGGCTGCGGGAGCAAAACTCGAATACGAGGTTATCGAAGTTGGAGAAAAAGTTTATAACAGCGGCATTAAAACCGGAATAGCACCCGGTGCCTGGGATAGTTTGCGCCGCAACAAAGTGTTTTTAAAAGCCCCAATCACTACTCCACAGGGAGGAGGGTATGTGAGTCTCAACGTAACCATTCGCAAAACGCTTGGGCTGTTTGCCAATATCCGCCCTTGTCAGGCTTTTTCGCCGTATATAAAAACTCATTTCCCCAAAATGGATTTGGTAGTAGTTCGCGAAAATGAGGAAGATCTGTATGCCGGAATAGAGCATCAGCAAACGGCAGAAGTCATACAATGCCTAAAACTCGTTTCCCGTCCGGGTTCGGAAAAAGTGATCCGCTACGCTTTTGAATATGCCCGGGCTTATGGTCGAAAGCGCGTTACCTGTATGACCAAAGACAATATCATGAAGCTCACAGACGGGTTGTTTCATAATATTTTCGACGAAGTTGGCAAAGAATATCCCGATATAGAAAAGAACCACTACATTATTGACATAGGGGCTGCCATGCTTGCCGATAAGCCCGAAAGGTTTGATGTGGTCGTTACGCTAAACCTTTATGGCGATATCATTTCAGACATCACCGCCGAAGTGGCCGGCTCGGTGGGCATGGGCGGCTCGGCAAATGTGGGAGACGATTTTGCCATGTTTGAAGCCATTCACGGCTCGGCTCCCGACATTGCCGGAAAAGGAATTGCCAACCCGTCGGGTTTGCTCAACGGTGCCTGTATGATGCTGGTACATATCGGTCAATCGGATGTAGCCGAAAAAATACAGAATGCCCTGATGAAAACATTGGAAGACGGTATTCATACCGGAGATATTTTTACCGAAGGAGTGAGCGCTGAACGCGTAGGCACCGAAAAGTTTGCCCATGCAATCATAGAGCGGTTGGGCAAAAAACCCGAACATCTGAAAGAGGTCGTTTACAACAAAGAACATCCCCCCATTCACATAAAAATAGCCCCTACTGCCCCTGTCAAAAAAGTACTGGTAGGTGTTGATGTATTCGTGGATTATACCGCCGACAACCGAAATGCCAATAAATTAGGCGATGAATTAGCCAAGCTGGCCGGCGATTATATGAACCTGAAAATGATAACCAACCGTGGAGTAAAAGTTTATCCCGAAGGGCTTCCGGAAACCTTCTGCTCCGACCATTGGCGATGCCGGTTTACCTCGCTCGATTCCGAACTCTCTCCCGTTTACCGGGGCACCGGAAATGTTCCTCCAATTGGGGCAGGTGATGTTCTGGATTTGTTGAAACGAATTTCAGATGCCGGTTTTGATTTCATTAAAGTCGAACATCTCTATGAAATCAACGGTAAAATTGCCTATTCAATGGGGCAGGGGGAATAA